From the Thermococcus sp. 18S1 genome, one window contains:
- a CDS encoding ABC transporter permease, with translation MRWVDVKEGFKEFLEEFKREKTGIAGVLLLILLVLVALTAPYTTIPDLPDKWRSSAYWEDNPKNVPPTWYNMFTSQKLVPQVAYYSDELSITHPSNTEILIEAPYSFSEGYYLGPQGIIIRNINVTLTLPSKAPTYSLYLERPDGKTVPLVDNKPLTSSTTIAVGRDAAISANIYVWLVNVTEGRELDPLQAQMDPIVIMNINTLVSTAFAKVEPGMNAQDIINNPEPLWGDYKLVLKIDNPAPDYNKVIIDDIKVTFLGRSYGTMGTDYLGRDLWAGIIWGSRVSLVIGILVSVLSTVIGLVYGVTSAYLGGNADEFMMRINEIFASIPSLPILILIGATVGHVTLMFIVLLLVIFGWMGIARIARSMALQIKEQTYIEAARALGAGNGRIIFKHILPQLLPYAFAVIALSVPGAVIAEASLSFLGIGDPTAVTWGQILNAAQAQAATTKGYWWWVLPPGLGIAVVGLTFVLIGTALDKILNPRLRKL, from the coding sequence ATGAGATGGGTCGACGTCAAAGAAGGATTTAAGGAATTCCTTGAAGAGTTTAAGAGGGAGAAGACCGGTATAGCCGGTGTCCTTCTCCTCATCCTCCTCGTCCTCGTTGCGCTTACAGCCCCATACACAACAATACCTGACCTCCCAGATAAGTGGAGGAGCTCTGCCTACTGGGAGGATAACCCCAAGAACGTTCCGCCGACCTGGTACAACATGTTCACCTCTCAGAAACTCGTTCCCCAGGTGGCCTACTACAGCGATGAACTTTCCATCACCCACCCGAGCAACACCGAGATCCTGATTGAGGCTCCCTACAGCTTTTCAGAGGGCTACTACCTGGGTCCGCAGGGAATCATCATAAGGAATATAAACGTGACCCTGACCCTGCCGTCCAAGGCCCCGACGTACAGCCTGTACCTTGAGAGGCCCGATGGAAAGACCGTCCCCCTTGTGGACAACAAGCCTCTCACGAGTTCCACCACCATAGCCGTCGGTAGGGATGCCGCGATTTCAGCCAACATCTACGTGTGGCTCGTCAACGTTACTGAGGGCAGGGAACTCGACCCGCTCCAGGCGCAGATGGACCCGATAGTCATCATGAACATCAACACCCTCGTGTCCACAGCCTTCGCCAAGGTTGAGCCCGGAATGAATGCTCAGGATATCATAAACAACCCCGAGCCGCTCTGGGGTGACTATAAGCTCGTCCTCAAGATCGACAACCCCGCCCCCGACTATAACAAGGTCATTATTGATGACATAAAGGTCACCTTCCTCGGAAGGAGCTACGGAACCATGGGTACCGACTACCTTGGAAGGGACCTCTGGGCAGGCATCATCTGGGGTAGCAGGGTCTCGCTCGTCATAGGTATACTCGTCTCCGTCCTCAGCACCGTCATAGGTCTCGTCTACGGAGTTACGAGTGCGTACCTCGGTGGAAACGCCGACGAGTTCATGATGCGTATCAACGAGATATTCGCCTCAATACCGAGCCTGCCGATACTCATCCTCATCGGTGCCACGGTGGGACACGTGACCCTAATGTTCATAGTCCTGCTGTTGGTCATCTTCGGATGGATGGGAATAGCGAGGATCGCGAGAAGTATGGCCCTCCAGATCAAGGAGCAGACCTACATCGAGGCCGCCAGAGCCCTCGGTGCCGGCAACGGAAGGATAATCTTCAAGCACATACTGCCGCAGCTCCTGCCCTACGCGTTCGCCGTCATAGCCCTCAGCGTTCCGGGTGCGGTTATCGCCGAGGCTTCCCTGAGCTTCCTCGGTATTGGAGACCCGACGGCTGTTACGTGGGGACAGATACTCAACGCGGCTCAGGCGCAGGCGGCGACGACCAAGGGTTACTGGTGGTGGGTCCTCCCGCCCGGGCTCGGTATAGCTGTCGTCGGCCTGACCTTCGTCCTCATAGGTACGGCCCTCGATAAGATACTCAACCCGAGGCTCAGGAAGCTGTGA
- a CDS encoding EamA family transporter has product MRRGYLLVFLAASSWGTLGIFAKYLDGFGLSPFTMVFYRVLFALMLLGAYLKLRGIGLSLERERLKFYALYGFFSIFLFYTLYFYTVTISSVSFAVLLLYTAPVYSIVLGRLIFKEPLRREKLIALVMVMAGVVLVNGSGAEFSTRALLFGLLTGLTYALYGVLAKLAVRKEEPEKALFYTLLFGLLFLLPFTDFSVPAGAVPYLFALALFPTFLGYILYNHALKEVEVSRASIVATIEPVVAIVLAFVLFGERLSAAQLAGAALIIGGSMIVHMGEKGEPEEVR; this is encoded by the coding sequence ATGAGGAGGGGATACCTCTTAGTTTTTCTTGCCGCGTCGAGCTGGGGTACCCTTGGTATATTCGCCAAGTACCTTGACGGCTTTGGCCTCAGCCCCTTCACGATGGTCTTTTACCGCGTTCTCTTCGCGCTGATGCTCCTCGGTGCGTACCTTAAGCTCAGGGGAATTGGACTGTCCCTGGAAAGGGAGAGGCTGAAGTTCTACGCCCTCTACGGATTCTTCAGCATCTTCCTGTTCTACACCCTCTACTTCTACACAGTGACCATCTCATCGGTCTCCTTCGCGGTTCTACTCCTCTACACCGCCCCGGTGTACTCGATAGTCCTGGGCAGGCTGATCTTCAAAGAGCCCCTGAGGAGGGAGAAGCTCATCGCCCTCGTCATGGTCATGGCGGGAGTGGTTCTCGTCAACGGTTCGGGGGCGGAATTCTCGACCAGGGCGCTCCTCTTCGGCCTCCTGACCGGACTGACCTACGCTCTCTACGGGGTTCTGGCCAAGCTCGCGGTGAGGAAGGAGGAGCCCGAGAAGGCCCTCTTCTACACCCTCCTGTTTGGACTCCTGTTCCTCCTCCCCTTCACTGACTTCAGCGTTCCCGCTGGGGCTGTTCCGTATCTCTTCGCGCTGGCGCTCTTCCCGACGTTCCTCGGCTACATCCTCTACAACCACGCGCTAAAGGAGGTTGAGGTCAGCAGGGCCAGCATAGTTGCCACGATAGAACCGGTGGTCGCCATAGTCCTGGCGTTCGTTCTCTTCGGCGAGAGGCTGAGTGCGGCCCAGCTCGCCGGCGCCGCCCTGATCATAGGCGGCTCGATGATAGTGCACATGGGGGAGAAAGGAGAGCCGGAGGAAGTCCGCTAG
- a CDS encoding DUF61 family protein → MTKAEDILNREIARVNLHLPALRPTLSQLLAEEEPSVKLRDGSYHHFRRSELEYLRDLVDDDECERLKVPIVLEISTLHRGYFRVRGRVEVKVIEKVLGTYSILEEKDEELYPRYLLPRIRRVLPTTTTYAFIAE, encoded by the coding sequence ATGACAAAGGCGGAGGACATACTGAACAGGGAGATCGCGAGGGTGAACCTTCACCTTCCCGCTCTTCGTCCCACCCTTTCCCAGCTCCTGGCGGAGGAGGAACCGAGCGTTAAACTCCGCGACGGGAGCTATCACCACTTCCGGCGCTCCGAGCTTGAGTACCTGCGAGACCTGGTGGACGATGACGAGTGCGAGCGCCTCAAGGTGCCCATAGTTCTGGAGATAAGCACCCTCCACCGGGGCTACTTCAGGGTCAGGGGGCGCGTGGAGGTCAAGGTCATAGAAAAGGTTCTTGGCACCTACAGCATCCTGGAGGAGAAGGACGAGGAGCTCTATCCCCGCTACCTGCTCCCGAGGATCAGACGCGTTCTCCCGACCACCACAACCTACGCGTTCATAGCGGAGTGA
- a CDS encoding ABC transporter ATP-binding protein encodes MAKNVLEVKNLKMYYFTNKGVVKAVDDLTFNLKKGEVLGLAGESGCGKSSLGFTLMGMPTAPGKIVGGSIKIDGREIVGLPEDVLRKEVRWQKIAMIFQGAMNALNPVYTVGHQMIEPLLLHKGMSKDDALDRAQKYLELVGLDPEIVYRYPHELSGGMKQRVIIASALLLEPEVVIADEPTTALDVVVQAQIINLLKKLKKELGLSMIFITHDLSILAEISDRVAIMYAGKIVEIGDSEKIYYEPAHPYTQKLLSAIPRLHEDIERLEFIPGQPPNLINPPKGCRFNPRCPYVMQVCKEQEPELKEVDKDHYAACWLL; translated from the coding sequence ATGGCCAAGAACGTACTCGAAGTTAAGAACCTCAAGATGTATTACTTCACCAACAAGGGTGTCGTCAAGGCCGTCGATGACCTCACCTTTAACCTCAAGAAGGGCGAGGTGCTGGGACTTGCCGGTGAGAGCGGATGCGGCAAGTCCTCCCTCGGTTTTACCCTTATGGGAATGCCCACCGCACCGGGTAAGATAGTCGGAGGCAGCATCAAGATCGATGGCAGGGAGATAGTCGGTCTCCCCGAGGACGTCCTCAGGAAGGAGGTTCGCTGGCAGAAGATAGCCATGATATTCCAGGGTGCCATGAACGCTCTCAACCCGGTTTACACCGTCGGTCACCAGATGATCGAGCCGCTCCTCCTCCACAAGGGCATGAGCAAGGACGATGCACTTGACAGGGCCCAGAAGTACCTCGAGCTCGTGGGTCTCGACCCCGAGATCGTCTACCGCTACCCCCACGAGCTCTCCGGAGGTATGAAGCAGCGTGTCATCATAGCCTCGGCCCTCCTGCTTGAGCCCGAGGTGGTCATAGCCGATGAGCCGACAACGGCCCTCGATGTCGTTGTTCAGGCCCAGATCATCAACCTCCTGAAGAAGCTCAAGAAGGAGCTCGGTCTCTCCATGATATTCATCACCCACGACCTCAGCATCCTCGCCGAGATCAGCGACCGCGTTGCCATCATGTACGCGGGTAAGATCGTCGAGATTGGAGACAGCGAGAAGATCTACTACGAGCCGGCCCACCCGTACACCCAGAAGCTCCTCTCAGCCATACCGAGGCTCCACGAGGACATTGAGAGGCTTGAGTTCATCCCGGGACAGCCGCCCAACCTCATCAACCCGCCGAAGGGATGCCGCTTCAACCCGAGGTGCCCCTACGTTATGCAGGTCTGCAAGGAGCAGGAGCCCGAGCTGAAGGAAGTTGATAAGGACCACTACGCCGCATGCTGGCTGCTGTGA
- the glnA gene encoding type I glutamate--ammonia ligase yields MNEISTVGIGHGTRSPGFVQLVFVDINGVPKGMEIPADRYEDALAEGIAFDGSSISGFQRIEDSDLVLKPDPATYAEVPWEGIARVYGYIYKDGSPYGADPRGVLRAAIGRLEKEGFRAYIGPEPEFYLFKKNGTWELKIPDSGGYFDLVTLDRARILRREIALYMRAFGLVPEVLHHEVGRSQHEIDFRYDEALKTADNVVSFKYIVKAVAEMRGLYATFMPKPIHGFPGNGMHIHISLWRDGENAFIGENGLSETALHFLGGLLKHARALSAVTNPTVNSYKRLVPGYEAPVYISWGYRNRSTLIRVPAFWGNGARIEYRCPDPSANPYLAFAAVLMAGLDGIKRRLEPEAYTEANVYEMDDSERARLGIGTLPGSLGEALEELKRDRVVKEALGGAYRNFVEHKEREWEDYLEYLASRDIPTETKKVTEWELERYFHV; encoded by the coding sequence ATGAACGAAATTTCCACGGTTGGAATTGGTCACGGGACGAGGTCGCCGGGGTTCGTCCAGCTGGTCTTCGTCGACATCAACGGGGTTCCAAAGGGCATGGAGATACCCGCGGACAGATACGAAGACGCACTGGCTGAGGGAATAGCCTTCGACGGCTCGTCCATATCAGGTTTCCAGAGGATAGAGGACAGCGACCTCGTTCTGAAGCCCGATCCGGCCACCTACGCCGAGGTTCCATGGGAGGGAATAGCGAGGGTCTACGGGTACATCTACAAAGACGGAAGCCCCTACGGAGCCGATCCGCGGGGGGTGCTCAGGGCGGCGATCGGGAGACTCGAAAAGGAGGGCTTCAGGGCATACATCGGCCCGGAGCCGGAGTTCTACCTGTTCAAAAAGAACGGAACGTGGGAGCTTAAGATACCCGACAGCGGGGGCTATTTTGACCTCGTCACCCTCGACAGAGCCCGCATCCTGCGGAGGGAGATAGCGCTCTACATGCGGGCCTTTGGCCTCGTCCCGGAGGTCCTCCATCACGAGGTCGGGAGGTCCCAGCACGAGATAGACTTCCGCTACGATGAGGCCCTCAAAACGGCGGACAACGTAGTCAGCTTCAAATACATCGTCAAGGCAGTGGCTGAAATGCGCGGTTTATACGCGACCTTCATGCCCAAGCCCATCCACGGATTTCCCGGGAACGGGATGCACATCCACATAAGCCTCTGGAGGGACGGGGAGAACGCGTTCATCGGGGAGAACGGCCTCAGTGAGACCGCACTGCACTTCCTCGGCGGCCTGCTGAAGCACGCGAGGGCCCTCTCAGCGGTCACGAACCCGACGGTGAACAGCTACAAGCGCCTCGTTCCCGGCTATGAGGCCCCCGTTTACATCAGCTGGGGCTACCGCAACAGGAGTACGCTGATAAGGGTCCCCGCGTTCTGGGGCAACGGGGCCAGGATAGAGTACAGGTGCCCTGACCCAAGCGCAAACCCCTACCTGGCGTTCGCGGCGGTTCTAATGGCCGGACTCGACGGGATAAAAAGAAGGCTGGAGCCCGAGGCGTACACCGAGGCAAACGTCTACGAGATGGATGACTCCGAGAGGGCCAGACTCGGGATAGGTACCCTGCCCGGAAGCCTCGGGGAGGCCCTCGAGGAGCTGAAGAGGGACCGGGTCGTTAAGGAGGCCCTGGGTGGTGCCTACCGGAACTTCGTGGAGCACAAAGAACGCGAGTGGGAGGACTACCTCGAGTACCTGGCCTCACGGGACATTCCCACGGAAACAAAGAAGGTGACGGAGTGGGAGCTCGAGAGGTATTTCCACGTCTAG
- a CDS encoding ABC transporter ATP-binding protein: MAEPVLKVENLKKYFPIKRGFVDTIKGAPQKKVHAVDGISFEIYKQQVFALVGESGCGKSTTGKLIVKLLEPTDGRIYLEGNDVTHVKTKEEILNYRRHVQMIFQDPFSSMNPRFRIFDILEEPLLIHGIGETKAEREELIYKALEMVKITPPEDYVGRFPHMLSGGQRQRVAIARALILNPTFVVADEPVSMLDVSIRAEVLELMKELKEKMGVTYLYITHDMSTARYFADWMAVMYLGRIVEMGPVEKVIDNPLHPYTRALLSAVPEPKPERRNIIKELPIKGEVPNAVDIPPGCRFHPRCIYAQKGLCDAKHPQLVEYEHNHFAECHLVGKY; this comes from the coding sequence ATGGCCGAGCCGGTACTTAAAGTTGAAAACCTCAAGAAGTACTTCCCCATCAAGAGAGGCTTCGTGGACACCATCAAGGGTGCCCCGCAGAAGAAGGTTCACGCCGTTGACGGCATAAGCTTCGAGATATACAAGCAGCAGGTCTTCGCCCTGGTTGGTGAGAGCGGCTGTGGTAAATCAACCACCGGAAAGCTCATCGTCAAGCTCCTCGAACCGACGGACGGAAGGATATACCTCGAGGGCAACGACGTCACCCACGTCAAGACCAAGGAGGAGATACTCAACTACCGCAGGCACGTGCAGATGATATTCCAGGACCCGTTCAGTTCGATGAACCCGAGGTTCAGGATATTCGACATCCTCGAGGAGCCGCTCCTCATACACGGCATCGGTGAGACCAAGGCCGAGCGCGAGGAGCTAATCTACAAGGCCCTCGAGATGGTCAAGATAACCCCGCCGGAGGACTACGTCGGCAGGTTCCCGCACATGCTCTCCGGTGGTCAGAGGCAGCGTGTGGCTATAGCGAGGGCCCTCATCCTCAACCCGACCTTCGTCGTCGCCGACGAGCCGGTCTCGATGCTTGACGTGTCCATCCGTGCAGAGGTCCTCGAGCTGATGAAGGAGCTCAAGGAGAAGATGGGCGTCACCTACCTCTACATCACCCACGACATGTCCACCGCCAGGTACTTCGCCGACTGGATGGCGGTCATGTACCTGGGCAGGATAGTCGAGATGGGACCGGTCGAGAAGGTCATCGACAACCCGCTCCACCCGTACACAAGGGCACTGCTCTCCGCCGTTCCGGAGCCCAAACCGGAGCGCAGGAACATCATCAAGGAACTGCCCATCAAGGGTGAGGTTCCCAACGCCGTTGACATACCGCCCGGATGCCGCTTCCACCCGAGGTGTATCTACGCCCAGAAGGGACTCTGCGACGCCAAACACCCGCAGCTCGTCGAGTACGAGCACAACCACTTCGCCGAGTGCCACCTCGTCGGCAAGTACTGA
- a CDS encoding NAD+ synthase, whose amino-acid sequence MRELDYSAVIERITGFIRESVDGAGADGVVVGISGGIDSATVAYLAAKALGKEKVLGLIMPYYENRDLDDARLVCESLGIDYKVVNIKPIVDEFERAVGGLDTKSRGNVMARTRMVLLYAHANAMNRLVLGTSNRSEVLTGYFTKWGDGASDYAPLINLYKTEVWEIAKLLGVPERIIEKKPSAGLWEGQTDEDELGISYRLLDEILWRMVDLGMEKAEIARELGISIERVEYVERLVRGSEHKRRLPVGPTL is encoded by the coding sequence ATGAGGGAGCTTGATTACAGCGCCGTCATTGAGAGGATAACCGGGTTCATAAGGGAAAGTGTCGATGGAGCCGGCGCCGATGGTGTCGTCGTTGGTATAAGCGGCGGCATAGACAGCGCCACCGTTGCATACCTCGCCGCGAAGGCCCTCGGAAAGGAGAAGGTTCTCGGCCTGATTATGCCCTACTACGAGAACCGCGACCTCGACGACGCCAGGCTCGTCTGCGAGAGCCTCGGGATTGACTACAAGGTGGTCAACATAAAGCCCATCGTGGACGAGTTCGAGAGGGCCGTTGGAGGACTCGACACAAAGAGCAGGGGAAACGTCATGGCCAGGACGAGGATGGTTCTGCTGTACGCCCATGCCAACGCCATGAACCGTCTCGTCCTCGGAACCAGCAACAGGAGCGAGGTTCTCACTGGGTACTTCACCAAATGGGGCGACGGTGCCAGCGACTACGCCCCGCTCATAAACCTCTACAAGACCGAGGTCTGGGAAATAGCAAAGCTCCTCGGAGTTCCGGAGAGGATAATCGAGAAGAAGCCGTCTGCCGGCCTGTGGGAGGGGCAGACCGACGAGGACGAGCTCGGGATAAGCTACCGCCTCCTCGACGAGATACTCTGGCGCATGGTTGACCTTGGAATGGAGAAGGCTGAAATAGCGAGGGAGCTTGGAATAAGCATCGAGCGGGTCGAATACGTCGAGAGACTCGTGAGGGGCAGCGAGCACAAGAGGCGCCTTCCCGTTGGCCCCACCCTCTGA